Proteins encoded within one genomic window of Panicum virgatum strain AP13 chromosome 1N, P.virgatum_v5, whole genome shotgun sequence:
- the LOC120657666 gene encoding acyl-CoA-binding domain-containing protein 4-like isoform X1, with protein sequence MGEGINGDACLASAPYDHWVMLGPAGGSPRPSARYKHAAQVVQDKLYVVGGSRNGRSLSDVQVFDFRTFTWSALNPTRDSNQLNLENNATGGSFPALAGHSLVKWKNNLVVVAGNTRSLSSSNKVSVWLIDVETNSWSAVDTYGKVPTARGGQSVSLLGSRLLMFGGEDNKRRLLNDIHILDLETMMWEEVKTEKGGPTPRYDHSAAIYADQYLLIFGGSSHSTCFSDFYLLDLQTLEWSQPDTQGAHIAPRSGHAGTLIDENWYIVGGGDNASGATDTIVMNASKFVWSVVTSVSARDPLACEGLILCSTTIDGENFLIAFGGYNGKYSNEIFVLKLKARNLVQPRLLQSPAAAAAAASVTAAYALITATDEKTRDIVATDDFAIKNAQPASSSKKLVAEIDVVNGEKDKLESRLAEVRDENSKLKDKLDLANLSYGELAKELESVQNQLAAEGSRCQKLESQIAAARKRLESAGSLENELEVLRHQISQVEQTMATTQRQKSGGVWKWVAGSAEVSDDE encoded by the exons ATGGGTGAGGGGATCAACGGCGACGCCTGCCTCGCCTCCGCGCCGTACGACCACTGGGTTATGCTCGGCCCCGCCGGGGGGTCGCCGCGCCCGTCCGCGCGGTATAAG CATGCTGCACAAGTGGTTCAAGATAAACTGTATGTGGTGGGAGGAAGTCGCAATGGCCGCTCTCTATCAGATGTCCAG GTTTTTGATTTTAGGACATTCACGTGGTCAGCGTTAAATCCTACTAGGGACTCAAATCAGCTGAATCTTGAAAATAATGCCACAGGTGGATCATTCCCAGCATTAGCAGGCCACAGTTTG gtCAAGTGGAAAAACAATCTTGTGGTTGTAGCTGGGAACACAAGGTCATTGTCATCATCAAATAAGGTTTCAG TCTGGCTTATTGATGTGGAAACCAATAGCTGGTCTGCTGTTGATACTTATGGAAAAGTCCCA ACAGCCCGAGGCGGTCAATCTGTATCGCTACTTGGTTCTCGATTACTAATGTTTGGTGGAGAGGATAACAAGAGAAGGCTACTGAATGATATTCATATACTTGACTTGGAGACAATGATGTGGGAAGAAGTGAAAACAGA GAAAGGTGGTCCGACTCCTAGGTACGATCATTCAGCTGCTATTTATGCTGACCAGTATCTTCtgatctttggtggctcttcacACTCTACTTGCTTCAGTGATTTTTACCTACTTGACTTGCAAACT CTGGAGTGGTCTCAACCTGACACCCAAGGTGCACATATAGCTCCTAGAAGCGGCCATGCTGGTACTTTGATTGATGAAAACTGGTATATTGTTGGTGGTGGAGATAATGCAAGTG GTGCCACTGATACAATTGTAATGAATGCTTCCAAGTTTGTCTGGTCAGTGGTCACCAGTGTCTCAGCTCGGGATCCACTTGCTTGTGAG GGTCTCATCCTTTGCTCGACCACAATTGATGGAGAAAATTTTCTAATTGCCTTTGGTGGTTACAATGGGAAATATAGCAACGAG ATCTTTGTTTTGAAACTCAAAGCAAGAAATTTAGTTCAACCTCGACTTCTCCAATCACCAGCTGCAGCCGCTGCTGCAGCTTCTGTAACAGCTGCATATGCTTTAATTACTGCTACAGATGAGAAAACCAGAGATATTGTTGCTACAGATGATTTTGCCATCAAGAATGCTCAACCTGCAAGTTCTTCAAAAAAGTTGGTTGCTGAAATTGATGTGGTTAATGGAGAGAAAGATAAACTAGAGTCTAGATTGGCAGAAGTTCGTGATGAGAACTCAAAACTAAAGGATAAACTAGACCTGGCAAACTTGTCATATGGTGAACTAGCAAAG GAACTTGAATCAGTTCAAAATCAACTAGCAGCAGAGGGTTCAAGATGTCAGAAACTTGAG TCCCAAATTGCTGCTGCACGTAAGAGATTGGAATCTGCTGGTTCTTTGGAGAatgagctggaagtactgcggCATCAAATATCTCAGGTGGAACAAACCATGGCAACTACTCAAAGACAAAAATCTGGGGGCGTTTGGAAGTGGGTGGCAGGAAGTGCAGAGGTCTCTGATGATGAATA G
- the LOC120657666 gene encoding acyl-CoA-binding domain-containing protein 4-like isoform X2 gives MGEGINGDACLASAPYDHWVMLGPAGGSPRPSARYKHAAQVVQDKLYVVGGSRNGRSLSDVQVFDFRTFTWSALNPTRDSNQLNLENNATGGSFPALAGHSLVKWKNNLVVVAGNTRSLSSSNKVSVWLIDVETNSWSAVDTYGKVPTARGGQSVSLLGSRLLMFGGEDNKRRLLNDIHILDLETMMWEEVKTEKGGPTPRYDHSAAIYADQYLLIFGGSSHSTCFSDFYLLDLQTLEWSQPDTQGAHIAPRSGHAGTLIDENWYIVGGGDNASGATDTIVMNASKFVWSVVTSVSARDPLACEGLILCSTTIDGENFLIAFGGYNGKYSNEIFVLKLKARNLVQPRLLQSPAAAAAAASVTAAYALITATDEKTRDIVATDDFAIKNAQPASSSKKLVAEIDVVNGEKDKLESRLAEVRDENSKLKDKLDLANLSYGELAKELESVQNQLAAEGSRCQKLESQIAAARKRLESAGSLENELEVLRHQISQVEQTMATTQRQKSGGVWKWVAGSAEVSDDE, from the exons ATGGGTGAGGGGATCAACGGCGACGCCTGCCTCGCCTCCGCGCCGTACGACCACTGGGTTATGCTCGGCCCCGCCGGGGGGTCGCCGCGCCCGTCCGCGCGGTATAAG CATGCTGCACAAGTGGTTCAAGATAAACTGTATGTGGTGGGAGGAAGTCGCAATGGCCGCTCTCTATCAGATGTCCAG GTTTTTGATTTTAGGACATTCACGTGGTCAGCGTTAAATCCTACTAGGGACTCAAATCAGCTGAATCTTGAAAATAATGCCACAGGTGGATCATTCCCAGCATTAGCAGGCCACAGTTTG gtCAAGTGGAAAAACAATCTTGTGGTTGTAGCTGGGAACACAAGGTCATTGTCATCATCAAATAAGGTTTCAG TCTGGCTTATTGATGTGGAAACCAATAGCTGGTCTGCTGTTGATACTTATGGAAAAGTCCCA ACAGCCCGAGGCGGTCAATCTGTATCGCTACTTGGTTCTCGATTACTAATGTTTGGTGGAGAGGATAACAAGAGAAGGCTACTGAATGATATTCATATACTTGACTTGGAGACAATGATGTGGGAAGAAGTGAAAACAGA GAAAGGTGGTCCGACTCCTAGGTACGATCATTCAGCTGCTATTTATGCTGACCAGTATCTTCtgatctttggtggctcttcacACTCTACTTGCTTCAGTGATTTTTACCTACTTGACTTGCAAACT CTGGAGTGGTCTCAACCTGACACCCAAGGTGCACATATAGCTCCTAGAAGCGGCCATGCTGGTACTTTGATTGATGAAAACTGGTATATTGTTGGTGGTGGAGATAATGCAAGTG GTGCCACTGATACAATTGTAATGAATGCTTCCAAGTTTGTCTGGTCAGTGGTCACCAGTGTCTCAGCTCGGGATCCACTTGCTTGTGAG GGTCTCATCCTTTGCTCGACCACAATTGATGGAGAAAATTTTCTAATTGCCTTTGGTGGTTACAATGGGAAATATAGCAACGAG ATCTTTGTTTTGAAACTCAAAGCAAGAAATTTAGTTCAACCTCGACTTCTCCAATCACCAGCTGCAGCCGCTGCTGCAGCTTCTGTAACAGCTGCATATGCTTTAATTACTGCTACAGATGAGAAAACCAGAGATATTGTTGCTACAGATGATTTTGCCATCAAGAATGCTCAACCTGCAAGTTCTTCAAAAAAGTTGGTTGCTGAAATTGATGTGGTTAATGGAGAGAAAGATAAACTAGAGTCTAGATTGGCAGAAGTTCGTGATGAGAACTCAAAACTAAAGGATAAACTAGACCTGGCAAACTTGTCATATGGTGAACTAGCAAAG GAACTTGAATCAGTTCAAAATCAACTAGCAGCAGAGGGTTCAAGATGTCAGAAACTTGAG TCCCAAATTGCTGCTGCACGTAAGAGATTGGAATCTGCTGGTTCTTTGGAGAatgagctggaagtactgcggCATCAAATATCTCAGGTGGAACAAACCATGGCAACTACTCAAAGACAAAAATCTGGGGGCGTTTGGAAGTGGGTGGCAGGAAGTGCAGAGGTCTCTGATGATGAATAG